A region from the Candidatus Hydrogenedentota bacterium genome encodes:
- a CDS encoding aminodeoxychorismate/anthranilate synthase component II, whose product MIVIIDNYDSFTYNLVQYLGEMESDVRVFRNDAIDIQGIRALKPEHLVVSPGPCTPQEAGISIAVIRELGPEIPTLGVCLGHQSIGAAFGGEIVRADKIMHGKVSKICHFGNVLFEGVDSPFEATRYHSLIIRRETCPEELEITAETDDKTIMGVANKKYPIWGVQFHPESILTKPGKQMLRNFLAQKAAPHNP is encoded by the coding sequence ATGATCGTGATTATCGACAACTACGACTCGTTTACCTACAACCTCGTTCAATACCTTGGGGAGATGGAGAGCGATGTCCGGGTATTTCGCAACGACGCCATTGACATCCAAGGGATTCGCGCATTGAAACCCGAGCATCTTGTGGTGTCTCCCGGACCATGCACTCCCCAGGAAGCCGGCATCTCGATCGCCGTCATCCGAGAACTGGGTCCCGAAATACCCACGCTGGGCGTCTGTCTGGGGCACCAGAGTATCGGCGCGGCCTTCGGAGGCGAAATCGTGCGGGCGGACAAGATTATGCACGGTAAGGTCAGTAAGATTTGCCACTTCGGCAACGTCCTGTTTGAAGGCGTCGATTCACCCTTTGAAGCCACCCGCTACCATTCATTGATCATCCGGCGCGAAACATGTCCCGAGGAACTCGAGATCACAGCGGAAACAGACGACAAAACCATCATGGGGGTTGCCAACAAGAAATACCCTATTTGGGGGGTACAGTTTCATCCTGAGAGCATTCTGACGAAACCAGGAAAGCAAATGCTGCGCAATTTCCTCGCTCAGAAGGCGGCGCCTCACAACCCTTGA